A stretch of the Archangium violaceum genome encodes the following:
- a CDS encoding S8 family peptidase: protein MIRRFALLGLLGLTACPSIEDPDPLPSNKGTVRGTLKPFRLPSAATETSRPALLRDAGLRQRLSRSITQAIAAKQQGVKRAELATGDTAEAEAVPGDVVVRFEESRLPEAAALARVSLPGYRAVHKGYITEHLHLIGYEPRELRAMTTGETVDLARLVGKMSGVSYAEKNLRFHAFKTPNDPGYSRQWHYPMMNLPAAWDITTGSSSVVTAVLDTGIVRHPDLNGRVLAGVDMISDARSAGDGNGRDTDPADMGGDEPNGGSSYHGSHVAGTIGAVSNEGQGVSGVTWSGGIVPVRVLGRDGGSFADIAAGIQWAAGIDVAGLPHNNNPAQVINMSLGGKSSPSQALQEVIDTVTARGVVIVVAAGNSNMEASQFSPCNQQNVICVGATRFNGKRASYSNYDTAVDVMATGGETAEDLNGDGKPDGVLSTIVDKTNQPIWAYYQGTSMAAPHVAGIAALMKAVNPTLTSSQVQQILEDTADTSSQCSEGCGAGLVNAQAAVLRAKGGLDPSAPPKLGVGSTQMSFSGSGTQQLTVRNLGGGNLRVTARASGTNASALSFPKGGTLSLTPYGSQSLDVAINTSGLATGNYAAQLSLTADNGNSADVLVKFQVGSTADKDAIIAFLYLDALGEWQVEEDAIALVPSSGGYAYKLSLEPNTYYALATIDEDGDDELFEDGERVGFWRDATSIEPIPLDASQTVSNVSFTLIPYQSDETPSTSIVGQPCTSDSQCGEGFCATNFPGGYCTQDCLATSCPDGSQCYSSTDGTAAFCFATCTGVGTQGSCRTNYVCAEDDVGGGACVPE from the coding sequence ATGATCCGCCGTTTCGCGCTCCTGGGGTTGTTGGGCCTCACCGCCTGTCCTTCGATAGAGGATCCCGATCCTCTTCCCTCCAACAAGGGGACGGTGAGGGGCACCCTGAAGCCCTTCCGACTCCCGTCCGCGGCCACCGAGACCTCCCGGCCCGCGCTGCTGCGGGACGCGGGGCTCCGGCAGCGGCTCTCGCGGTCCATCACCCAGGCGATCGCCGCGAAACAGCAGGGCGTGAAACGGGCGGAGCTCGCCACCGGCGACACGGCCGAGGCCGAGGCCGTCCCCGGTGATGTCGTCGTCCGCTTCGAGGAGTCCCGCCTCCCCGAGGCCGCCGCGCTGGCCCGCGTGAGCCTTCCCGGCTACCGCGCGGTGCACAAGGGCTACATCACCGAGCACCTGCACCTCATCGGCTACGAGCCCCGCGAGCTGCGCGCCATGACGACGGGCGAGACGGTCGACCTCGCCAGACTGGTGGGGAAGATGAGCGGCGTGAGCTACGCGGAGAAGAACCTGCGCTTCCACGCCTTCAAGACGCCCAACGATCCCGGGTACTCGCGCCAGTGGCACTACCCGATGATGAACCTGCCCGCCGCCTGGGACATCACCACGGGCTCGAGCAGCGTCGTCACCGCCGTGCTGGACACGGGCATCGTCAGACATCCGGACCTGAACGGCCGCGTCCTCGCGGGCGTCGACATGATCTCCGATGCCCGCTCCGCGGGGGATGGCAACGGACGTGACACCGACCCCGCGGACATGGGCGGCGACGAGCCCAATGGCGGCTCCTCGTACCACGGCTCGCACGTGGCCGGGACCATCGGCGCCGTGTCCAACGAGGGCCAGGGCGTGTCCGGTGTCACCTGGAGTGGAGGCATCGTCCCGGTGCGCGTGCTGGGCCGCGACGGCGGCTCGTTCGCCGACATCGCCGCGGGCATCCAGTGGGCCGCCGGCATCGACGTGGCGGGCCTGCCCCACAACAACAACCCCGCCCAGGTCATCAACATGAGCCTCGGCGGGAAGTCCAGCCCCAGCCAGGCGCTGCAGGAGGTCATCGACACCGTGACGGCCAGGGGCGTCGTCATCGTGGTCGCCGCGGGCAACTCGAACATGGAGGCCAGCCAGTTCTCGCCCTGCAACCAGCAGAACGTCATCTGCGTGGGCGCCACGCGCTTCAATGGCAAACGCGCCAGCTATTCCAACTACGACACCGCCGTGGACGTGATGGCCACCGGCGGCGAGACGGCCGAGGACCTCAACGGCGATGGCAAGCCGGACGGCGTGCTCTCCACCATCGTGGACAAGACGAATCAGCCCATCTGGGCCTACTACCAGGGCACCAGCATGGCCGCTCCGCACGTGGCCGGTATCGCGGCGCTGATGAAGGCGGTGAACCCCACCCTCACCTCCTCCCAGGTCCAGCAGATCCTCGAGGACACCGCGGACACCTCCAGCCAGTGCTCCGAGGGCTGCGGCGCGGGGCTCGTCAACGCCCAGGCCGCCGTGCTCAGGGCCAAGGGGGGGCTCGATCCCTCCGCACCGCCGAAGCTCGGCGTGGGCTCCACCCAGATGTCCTTCTCCGGGAGCGGCACCCAGCAGCTCACGGTGCGCAACCTGGGCGGTGGAAACCTCCGGGTGACGGCGAGGGCCTCGGGCACGAACGCCTCGGCGCTGTCCTTCCCCAAGGGCGGGACGCTGAGCCTGACACCCTATGGGTCGCAGTCGCTGGACGTCGCCATCAACACCTCGGGGCTGGCCACCGGCAACTACGCGGCCCAGCTCTCCCTCACCGCCGACAATGGCAACAGCGCCGATGTGCTGGTGAAGTTCCAGGTGGGCTCCACCGCGGACAAGGACGCCATCATCGCCTTCCTCTACCTGGACGCCCTGGGCGAGTGGCAGGTGGAGGAGGACGCCATCGCGCTGGTGCCGTCCTCGGGCGGCTATGCCTACAAACTGTCGCTCGAGCCGAACACCTACTACGCACTGGCCACCATCGACGAGGACGGGGATGACGAGCTCTTCGAGGACGGGGAGCGCGTGGGCTTCTGGCGCGACGCCACCTCCATCGAGCCCATTCCCCTCGACGCGAGCCAGACGGTGAGCAACGTCAGCTTCACCCTCATTCCCTACCAGTCGGATGAGACGCCCTCGACGTCCATCGTCGGTCAGCCCTGCACCAGCGACAGCCAGTGCGGTGAGGGGTTCTGCGCCACCAACTTCCCCGGGGGCTATTGCACCCAGGACTGCCTCGCGACGAGCTGCCCGGACGGCTCGCAGTGCTACTCCTCCACGGACGGCACCGCGGCCTTCTGCTTCGCCACCTGCACCGGCGTGGGAACACAAGGCTCCTGCCGCACGAACTACGTCTGCGCCGAGGACGACGTGGGCGGTGGCGCGTGCGTCCCTGAGTGA
- a CDS encoding phytanoyl-CoA dioxygenase family protein, translating to MDRARDFERQGFLVLPGFVPAAACDALRARAEELVAGFHPETVSIFTTHDQALTSDEYFLSSGDAIHFFFEEDAFRPDGSLRQEKALSINKIGHALHDLDPLFDRFSRTRELAGLASELGLKQPLLLQSMYIFKQPHIGGEVNSHQDATFLYTEPSTCLGFWFALEDATLENGCLWALPGGHLLGLKKRFVRTEGGGTTFRVLDPTPLPEEGMVPLEVEKGTLVVLHGLLPHKSGANTSPRSRHAYSVHLIDGTAHYPEDNWLRRAPSLPLRGFEGV from the coding sequence ATGGACCGAGCCAGAGACTTCGAGCGGCAGGGCTTCCTCGTGCTTCCCGGATTCGTCCCGGCGGCGGCCTGCGACGCCTTGAGAGCCCGGGCCGAGGAGCTGGTCGCCGGCTTCCATCCGGAGACGGTCTCCATCTTCACCACGCACGATCAGGCCCTGACCTCGGACGAGTACTTCCTGTCGTCGGGGGATGCCATCCACTTCTTCTTCGAGGAGGACGCCTTCCGGCCGGATGGCTCCCTGCGCCAGGAGAAGGCGCTGTCCATCAACAAGATCGGCCACGCACTGCACGACCTCGATCCCCTCTTCGACAGGTTCTCCCGCACGCGAGAGCTGGCGGGGCTGGCCTCGGAGCTGGGCTTGAAGCAGCCCCTGTTGCTCCAGTCGATGTATATCTTCAAGCAGCCCCACATCGGGGGTGAGGTCAACAGTCATCAGGACGCGACGTTCCTGTACACGGAGCCGTCCACCTGCCTGGGCTTCTGGTTCGCGCTGGAGGACGCCACGCTGGAGAACGGCTGCCTGTGGGCGCTGCCCGGAGGGCACCTGCTGGGCTTGAAGAAGCGCTTCGTGCGCACCGAGGGAGGCGGCACGACGTTCCGGGTATTGGACCCCACGCCCCTGCCCGAGGAGGGGATGGTGCCCCTGGAGGTGGAGAAGGGCACCCTGGTCGTGCTGCACGGGCTTCTGCCCCACAAGAGCGGGGCCAACACGTCACCCAGGAGCCGCCACGCCTACTCGGTCCATCTCATCGACGGCACGGCCCATTACCCCGAGGACAACTGGCTGCGCCGTGCACCCTCTCTGCCGCTCCGAGGCTTCGAGGGTGTGTAG
- a CDS encoding FBP domain-containing protein, with product MRRARYKAAQQPGEALMFRIETEKEFLSAFRSRDRKSVEPPKGTRFPLFVRDYLAWVDPYGVRVFLVFTAPGSKRLTGIAFRRDQQGDKALALRVCEWCRASGSADQIGLLTTDVDSKRRVGVNLCLDLRCSEKLEQAANMSGRSVLDDNKELLERMSRFAREALGMEVS from the coding sequence ATGCGGAGAGCGCGGTATAAGGCCGCGCAGCAACCTGGGGAGGCCCTGATGTTCCGCATCGAGACAGAGAAAGAGTTCCTGAGCGCGTTCCGCTCGAGGGATCGCAAGTCCGTCGAGCCGCCCAAGGGCACCCGCTTCCCCCTCTTCGTCCGCGACTATCTCGCGTGGGTGGACCCCTACGGGGTTCGCGTCTTCCTCGTGTTCACCGCGCCGGGCAGCAAACGGCTCACGGGCATCGCCTTCCGCCGCGATCAACAGGGGGACAAGGCCCTGGCGCTTCGGGTGTGTGAGTGGTGCCGGGCCTCTGGCTCGGCGGACCAGATCGGGCTGCTCACCACGGATGTCGATTCGAAGCGCCGGGTGGGGGTGAACCTCTGCCTGGATCTCCGCTGCAGCGAGAAGCTGGAGCAGGCGGCGAACATGTCCGGCCGGAGTGTCCTGGACGACAACAAGGAGCTGCTCGAACGCATGTCTCGCTTCGCGCGCGAGGCGCTGGGCATGGAGGTCAGCTAG
- a CDS encoding phosphoesterase: MSTQRKRGTPRSEGRRLAPTTSSPRMGKVVSKQGDQAGLGSGLGLIRKAEAFRLRMKAAKTELFLKAPPLASNGDEARYPNRIGNFAKTLPHDERGEVEPAAYDAYLKGLAAQSFEKLEAVPGEGRLQNPLGGLAFSMEGPDSAVIAVKPAPALASAEWAADMAELYWMALLRDVPFSAYDSHPLALEARRDLARFSGYTGPRDPVTGEIRAQDLFRTDHPGVRDGLMVSQFQLQTFIYDGIPIPQRFSTAVPEQDFLTTFPEWLQVQRGIRVATPDPRDPTLRYMRNARDMGRSAGQDIITSSYIKAAFILLFAFGAEGFDEANPYHPSRSRRQDGFSTFGLSHLMELIGKVHKSEHHSWFQKWHVQRYLRPEEGGGRVHNAKTGVASYPIHEELLTRSSVLERIFELNRRRNRERPEIGQDVGTYLLPQLFRNGCPNSPSYPAGHGVTAGCCGTLLKAWFNEDLPFPNPVKPTEDGLALEPYRVGVDGPALTVGGEINKLVHNLSLGRNMSGVHWRSDDIAGNLVGEEVAIRVLREEKALYPERFEGFHLTRFDGTSITV; the protein is encoded by the coding sequence ATGAGCACTCAGCGCAAACGAGGCACGCCGCGCAGTGAGGGAAGGCGGCTCGCCCCGACGACGTCTTCCCCGAGGATGGGCAAGGTCGTTTCCAAGCAGGGCGATCAGGCGGGCTTGGGCTCGGGCCTGGGCTTGATACGGAAGGCGGAGGCCTTTCGTCTCCGGATGAAGGCGGCCAAGACGGAGCTCTTCCTCAAAGCGCCTCCGCTGGCGAGCAATGGAGACGAGGCTCGCTACCCCAACCGGATCGGCAACTTCGCCAAGACGCTCCCCCACGACGAGCGGGGTGAGGTGGAGCCCGCGGCCTACGATGCGTACCTGAAGGGGCTGGCGGCCCAGAGCTTCGAGAAGCTCGAAGCCGTTCCTGGCGAGGGCCGCCTCCAGAATCCGCTGGGCGGACTGGCCTTCAGCATGGAGGGGCCGGACAGCGCGGTCATCGCCGTCAAGCCAGCGCCCGCCCTCGCGAGCGCCGAGTGGGCGGCGGACATGGCCGAGCTCTACTGGATGGCGCTCCTCCGGGACGTGCCCTTCTCCGCCTATGACAGCCATCCGCTGGCGCTCGAGGCCCGTAGGGACCTGGCACGCTTCTCCGGCTACACGGGGCCGAGGGATCCGGTGACAGGGGAGATCCGCGCCCAGGATCTGTTCCGCACCGACCATCCCGGCGTGCGGGACGGTCTGATGGTCTCCCAGTTCCAGCTCCAGACCTTCATCTACGACGGCATCCCCATCCCGCAGCGCTTCAGCACGGCCGTTCCGGAGCAGGATTTCCTCACCACCTTCCCGGAGTGGCTCCAGGTGCAGCGGGGTATTCGCGTCGCCACCCCCGATCCGCGGGATCCCACGCTGCGCTACATGCGCAATGCCCGTGACATGGGCCGGTCAGCAGGACAGGACATCATCACCTCGTCGTACATCAAGGCCGCCTTCATCCTCCTGTTCGCCTTCGGCGCCGAGGGCTTCGACGAGGCGAATCCCTACCATCCGAGCCGGAGCCGCCGGCAGGATGGCTTCTCCACCTTCGGCCTCTCCCACCTGATGGAGCTGATCGGCAAGGTGCACAAGTCCGAGCACCACTCCTGGTTCCAGAAGTGGCACGTGCAGCGCTACCTGCGGCCCGAGGAGGGTGGGGGGCGCGTGCACAACGCGAAGACGGGCGTGGCCTCCTATCCCATCCACGAGGAGCTGCTGACGCGCTCGTCGGTGCTGGAGCGCATCTTCGAGCTCAACCGCCGGCGCAACCGCGAGCGGCCGGAGATCGGCCAGGACGTGGGGACGTACCTGTTGCCCCAGCTCTTCCGCAACGGCTGCCCCAACAGTCCCTCCTACCCGGCCGGCCACGGGGTGACCGCCGGCTGCTGCGGCACGTTGCTCAAGGCCTGGTTCAACGAGGACCTGCCCTTCCCCAACCCGGTGAAGCCCACCGAGGATGGGCTCGCGCTCGAGCCCTACCGGGTGGGGGTGGACGGGCCCGCGCTCACCGTGGGCGGGGAGATCAACAAGCTCGTCCACAACCTCTCCCTGGGGCGGAACATGTCCGGCGTGCACTGGCGCTCCGATGACATCGCCGGCAACCTCGTGGGCGAAGAGGTGGCCATCCGCGTCCTGCGCGAGGAGAAGGCCCTCTACCCCGAGCGCTTCGAGGGTTTCCACCTCACCCGGTTCGACGGGACGTCCATCACCGTCTGA